One segment of Purpureocillium takamizusanense chromosome 7, complete sequence DNA contains the following:
- the CNS1 gene encoding HSP70/90 co-chaperone (COG:O~EggNog:ENOG503NXDW) yields the protein MHIEELTEQMARAMDMAGQGQQQQQQQGSQSETDATKPSLPPGLAVNAGKTVDEVWAELNKSPLFMTELEENDDVAALQALSYEGSALENSADFKERGNECFKVKGYVDAKEFYTRGVQILAAEEGKRARGEATTNPDGEPDSEDEVRRQREMLEALYVNRAACHLALDNFRSCWLDGAAALRLNPRNVKACYRSARALLAVDRVAEADDVCAAGLAVDADNASLRAVAADIVRRAGELDARRRRDEERAATRLRRERLLAAALAARNIPTRSTDKPPEMGDARLELVPDPDDPRSSLAFPTVLLYPLHLESDFIKAFGETQTLDDHLAYVLPLPWDAQAAYTPAGVTCYVETRDGGLLKMGKRVPLLKVLGTGRVEVVDEVVRIFVVPSGEAEAWAREFKEKRAAERGDTTTTTTTTKTTTSTTTTSAAAR from the coding sequence ATGCACATCGAGGAACTCACCGAACAGATGGCTCGGGCCATGGACATGGCCGGGCagggacagcagcagcagcagcagcaaggcagcCAGAGCGAGACGGACGCGACAAAACCGTCACTCCCGCcgggcctcgccgtcaacgccggcaagacggtgGACGAGGTGTGGGCGGAGCTGAACAAGTCGCCGCTGTTCATGACGGAGCTGGAGGAaaacgacgacgtggcggcgctgcaggcgctgAGCTACGAGGGATCCGCGCTGGAGAACAGCGCCGACTTCAAGGAGCGTGGCAACGAGTGCTTCAAGGTCAAGGGGTACGTGGACGCAAAGGAGTTTTACACGCGGGGGGTGCAGAtcctggcggccgaggagggcaagcgggcgcggggggaggcgacgacgaaccccgacggcgagcccgactcggaggacgaggtgcggcggcagcgggagatgctcgaggcgctgTACGTGAACCGGGCGGCGTGCCACCTCGCGCTGGACAACTtccgcagctgctggctcgacggcgcggcggcgctgcgcctcAACCCGCGCAACGTCAAGGCGTGCTAccgcagcgcgcgcgcgctcctGGCCGtggaccgcgtcgccgaggccgacgacgtgtGCGCCGCGGGGCTGGCCGTGGACGCGGACAACGCCTCGctccgcgccgtggccgccgacatcgtgcgccgcgcgggggagctcgacgcccgccgccgccgggacgaggagcgggcggccacgcgcctccgccgcgagcgcctcctggccgcggccctggcggcgcgcaacATCCCCACGCGCTCGACGGACAAGCCCCCCGAGATGGGCGACGCGcggctcgagctcgtcccgGACCCCGACGACCCGCGCAGCTCCCTCGCCTTCCCGACCGTGCTGCTCTACCCGCTGCACCTCGAGAGCGACTTCATCAAGGCCTTTGGCGAGAcgcagacgctcgacgacCACCTCGCCTACGTCCTGCCCCTGCCGTGGgacgcccaggccgcctACACCCCCGCGGGCGTGACGTGCTACGTCGagacgcgcgacggcggcctgctcaagATGGGCAAGCGCGTCCCGCTGCTCAAGGTCCTGGGCACCGGCagggtcgaggtcgtcgacgaggtggtgCGCATCTTTGTCGTGCcgtcgggcgaggccgaggcgtgGGCCAGGGAGTTTAAGgagaagagggcggcggagaggggggacaccacaacaacaacaacaaccaccaaAACCACAACCTCAACTACGACCacttccgccgccgcgcggtgA
- a CDS encoding uncharacterized protein (COG:S~EggNog:ENOG503NY19), which yields MLPLRSLLNPDPPDRRSDRRRLPAHALPMASARETQSTLATTMEKHRLPSRRGSRNAAYVPRSKTQGPVRYPPFEDVSDAAAREVAKYEIDAFGYIQQCCEHIPYNSTKKDFFEKTGRESIEAFSYEFRIPGQQLKYKVMWDYNIGLVRMTPFFKSLGYAKTKPSQMLDKNPGLRDISPSITGGSVGAQGYWMPFRCARAVCATFCYDIAGALIPLFGPEFPMECIPATYPEFGEMIINQQLVMEATMEAEASRDAYLSRKATTQNGLLMYVPHDSHRAARGEELHPYLRPGGFSPWTPIRRNNSGARPVRHELFPPHGHRTTRTYPYAGGVSLPPIHPRQEEAQSQGPISYWDPLHRDSIDAPATAFIPGDWERRYAGASAPEPRPGFAAFSSSPAREDAAATRSGKDEKRTGNGLVADYAAAATLVRLQTEDQEAPGLTDGPAPVGSQDSLPGHAGRWTQRPGRARSC from the exons ATGTTGCCACTGAGATCGCTCCTCAATCCGGACCCCCCTGACAGGCGGTCcgaccgacgacgtctgCCAGCCCATGCCCTGCCCATGGCCTCAGCCCGCGAAACTCAGTCGACCTTGGCAACAACGATGGAGAAACACCGACTTCCAAGCAGAAGAGGTTCCAGGAATGCAGCATACGTACCGCGATCTAAGACACAAGGGCCGGTCAGATATCCTCCTTTCGAAGACGTCAGCGATGCAGCCGCCCGGGAAGTCGCCAAATACGAAATTGATGCGTTTGGCTACATCCAGCAGTGTTGTGAGCACATACCCTATAACAGCACGAAAAAGGACTTCTTCGAAAAGACTGGCCGGGAGAGCATCGAAG CGTTTTCTTATGAGTTTCGCATTCCCGGACAGCAGCTGAAGTACAAGGTGATGTGGGACTACAACATTGGACTTGTTCGCATGACGCCGTTTTTCAAGAGCCTTGGATATGCCAAG ACGAAACCATCGCAGATGCTGGACAAGAATCCGGGGCTCAGAGACATCTCCCCCAGCATTACGGGAGGTTCAGTAGGCGCGCAAG GCTATTGGATGCCGTTCCGTTGCGCCAGAGCAGTCTGCGCCACGTTTTGCTACGACATCGCCGGGGCGTTGATTCCACTGTTTGGGCCCGAGTTTCCGATGGAGTGCATTCCCGCCACTTACCCCGAGTTTGGAGAGATGATTATCAACCAACAGTTGGTGATGGAGGCCACCATGGAGGCCGAGGCCTCCCGAGATGCCTACCTGTCAAGGAAAGCCACGACACAGAACGGGCTGCTCATGTATGTGCCCCACGACAGCCAtcgagcggcgcgcggcgaggaactACATCCCTACCTGAGGCCTGGCGGTTTctcgccatggacgccgaTACGGAGGAACAATTCCGGTGCGCGGCCGGTCAGGCACGAACTTTTCCCTCCCCACGGCCacaggacgacgaggacgtaTCCGTACGCTGGCGGGGTCAGTCTACCTCCCATCCACCCCCGACAGGAAGAAGCACAGTCACAAGGCCCGATTTCATATTGGGATCCCTTGCATAGAGACAGCATTGACGCGCCTGCGACGGCGTTCATACCAGGCGACTGGGAGCGTCGCTATGCCGGGGCATCCGCCCCTGAGCCAAGACCGGGCTTTGCAGCGTTCTCCTCGTCACCAGCACgagaggacgcggcggccacaaGGAGCGGCAAAGACGAGAAACGAACGGGCAATGGTCTTGTCGCGGATTatgccgctgctgcgacgcTGGTGAGGTTGCAAACAGAGGACCAGGAGGCGCCGGGACTGACGGACgggcccgcccccgtcgggTCACAAGACTCATTACCGGGGCATGCGGGCAGATGGACGCAGCGGCCGGGTCGTGCCAGGTCGTGCTAA
- a CDS encoding uncharacterized protein (COG:S~TransMembrane:12 (i20-38o58-78i90-113o119-139i151-170o190-214i291-308o347-366i378-397o403-430i442-465o477-496i)~EggNog:ENOG503NYFE), which produces MTLTKQTRFRNPDDFPTLQLFLLAIVRLAEPIALTSIFPYAWPLVKKFKIGSEQDASFYAGLLISSFSLAEALMGMYWGGLSDRIGRKPVLMLGCVGTMFSMVMVGFASNMWIALLGRAIGGLLNGNIGVIQTMVGELVTKPEHEPRAFAVMPFVWSIGTIIGPCIGGTFADPHESWPDAFPKGSMFERFPYLLPNLLCALLLLISIVLGFFLLDETHPDMQPRVLLPADTYVSEETPLIETSDAMKRPAVDLRAETYGTMRSVNGPSQDCIDEPIEKLCVTTTPVWNKRVVGFIIALSIFTYHSMTYDHLMPIFFEDDRASTVAAMARIPSLFKSSGGLGLSLRDVGMIMAVNGVIALFVQAVIFPLAAERVGVYKLFLIVTVLHPIVYAVVPFLLLVPESLIFPAIYTCLAIRNTLSITLYPLLLILIKEATPTSSALGKVNGLAASAGAACRMIAPPIAGYLYTYGSKMNCTALAWFGSVVVAAVGAVQCFSVPRERNNDRTEEGAVAQPKQGPNVLATEVSDDEQ; this is translated from the exons ATGACCCTAACCAAGCAGACGCGCTTTCGGAACCCCGATGACTTTCCAACTCTTCAGCTCTTCCTGCTGG CCATTGTCCGTCTTGCCGAGCCCATCGCCCTCACTTCCATCTTCCCCTATGCCTGGCCTTTGGTCAAGAAGTTCAAGATTGGCAGCGAGCAAGATGCATCCTTTTACGCCGGCCTCCTCATCTCGTCCTTTtccctcgccgaggccctcaTGGGCATGTACTGGGGCGGACTCTCTGATCGCATCGGCCGCAAGCCGGTTCTGATGCTAGGATGCGTGGGTACCATGTTCAGCATGGTCATGGTAGGCTTCGCCTCCAACATGTGGATTGCATTGCTCGGACGAGCCATAGGTGGTCTCCTCAACGGCAACATTGGCGTCATCCAGACAATGGTCGGCGAACTCGTGACCAAGCCTGAGCACGAAC CCCGAGCCTTTGCCGTCATGCCCTTCGTGTGGAGCATTGGAACCATCATCGGCCCCTGCATCGGCGGCACCTTTGCCGATCCCCACGAGTCGTGGCCCGATGCGTTCCCCAAAGGCAGCATGTTCGAGCGCTTCCCCTACCTCTTGCCCAACCTCCTCTgcgcgctcctcctgctcatCAGCATCGTCTTGGGGttcttcctcctcgacgagacgCATCCTGACATGCAACCCCGGGTTCTGCTGCCGGCAGACACATATGTCTCGGAGGAAACTCCACTGATCGAGACCTCAGATGCCATGAAGCGACCCGCTGTGGATCTGCGCGCGGAGACGTATGGTACCATGCGAAGCGTCAATGGGCCGAGCCAAGACTGTATCGACGAGCCCATCGAGAAGCTTTGCGTTACCACCACACCCGTCTGGAACAAGCGTGTTGTCGGCTTCATCATTGCCCTGTCCATCTTTACGTACCACTCGATGACCTACGACCATCTCATGCCCATTTTCTTCGAAGACGACCGCGCATCGACAGTAGCCGCCATGGCTCGCATCCCATCTCTTTTCAAGTCATCCGGCGGTTTGGGGCTCTCTTTGCGCGACGTGGGGATGATCATGGCTGTcaacggcgtcatcgccctGTTCGTCCAGGCTGTCATCTTCCCGCTCGCCGCGGAGAGGGTCGGTGTGTACAAGCTCTTCCTCATTGTCACGGTGCTACACCCCATCGTCTACGCCGTTGTCCCCTTCCTCCTGCTCGTTCCTGAATCCCTCATTTTCCCTGCTATCTATACTTGCCTTGCCATCCGAAACACTCTCTCCATTACCCTCTACCCTCTTCTCCTCATTCTCATCAAGGAGGCAACCCCGACTTCCAGTGCTCTGGGCAAGGTCAACGGCTTGgctgccagcgccggcgccgcatGCCGCATGATCGCGCCACCGATCGCAGGTTATCTCTACACCTATGGCAGCAAGATGAATTGCACTGCACTAGCCTGGTTCGGCAGCGTGGTCGTTGCCGCGGTTGGAGCTGTGCAATGCTTCTCTGTGCCACGCGAGCGAAACAACGACAGGACCGAAGAAGGTGCCGTTGCACAGCCTAAGCAAGGACCGAATGTTCTCGCTACTGAAGTTTCAGACGACGAGCAGTGA
- the TOP2 gene encoding DNA topoisomerase 2 (BUSCO:EOG0926073O~EggNog:ENOG503NWYX~COG:B), protein MDSDIMDDSVFSLDEESDGFVPEMRAKKAAARPAAKKAAAAKPATKKRAKPESDDEDSFGETSGFSHTPPSSKKQKKGPAPKKSSGVPLAEVENDSLIIDAPTQAKSKKTATETYQKLTQLEHIIKRPDTYIGSVEKTDQQMWVFNKETSQMEYKNITYVPGFYKIFDEILVNAADNKQRDSTMNTMKVTINRETGEISVENNGKGIPVVIHEKEKIYIPELIFGHLLAGSNFDDNEQKTVGGRNGYGAKLCNVFSTEFTLECQDSTHGKRYKQTWNDNMQKMQKAKITSNKSADFVRVTFKPDYHRFGMPEGISDDLEALLYRRVYDMAGTVRGVKVHLNGTQIKLNTFKAYCDLYAKSIASERSAEEGGAPTCTVEIDKDKTHPRWEVGFTVSDGTFQQVSFVNSIATTSGGTHVNYIADQITASLLKTLNKRKKGHTLKQTHLRNHIFIFVNCLVNNPAFTSQTKEQLTTKASQFGSRCTLGDEFLKKIAKSEAIENIMDFAQKKADKMMSKSDGSKRSRVSNAKLVEANLAGTRRGHECTLILTEGDSAKGLAVSGRAILDPDRIGVFPLRGKLLNVRDASIDQITKNQEIQNIKQFLGLKHKQVYTDTKSLRYGHLMIMTDQDHDGSHIKGLLINFLQVQFPSLLKIPEFLREFITPIVKVWQGPNPKKPLKLRSFFTQPQYEEWKKSTEHSTGKWTSKYFKGLGTSSNEDAQVYFTNLDEHLKEFNVMTADEAELFDLAFSKKKADARKEWLGNFKPGTFLDHSTKSITYSDFVNKELILFSMADNMRSIPSVLDGLKPGQRKVMYACFKRNLIKDKKVAELSGYVSEQTSYHHGEASLQQTIIGLAQNFVGSNNINCLEPSGNFGSRLAGGSDAASPRYTFTRLSPFARKIFSPLDEPNLKHQYDDNNRIEPEVYAPIIPMVLVNGADGIGTGWSTTIPNYHPIDIVNNLKRRMGRLEEDDPEERPFETMMPWFRGWKGSPEPAGPDRYKFNGMAYQNDANANEVVITELPIRMWTDDFKARLEKVISGVDGPSWIKDYKEFNDHKTVHFEIMVDEKHMAKVLEEGLLERFKLTKQVATSNLVAFDTNGMIRKYEKVEEILEEYYQYRLSMYLERKKHWLGVYHAEWRKLQNQARFIKEIIDGDLIVGKKKKDVLVRELRQRKYEAFPRGKDTKKKATDEDDDESGGEDNGEDQDMVDGGARDYDYLLSMPIWSLTAERLEKLNDAIARKRAEHDELLAKSEKDLWCTDLDEFTIEWENQLALDAEIQTSIRRMGRRVSQKIGAGRNRKAKDDDDYEPEKKTKGKGKAKAAPKVAPKVETKSSQRFADMFSSKPKAKKEPKQETPGFSEDNFSDDDFAALSRSKPAAAPAPKASQSQSVSASQSEEPDAGRTKRVAASKAKRVFELSSDSDDDYNDNLLGDIGDMVKGIGKMEGESSGRLSLYAMNRPESSHGNGGSSGLPKLKTKASRSTFDVDSPDETNYELLAKSSPHKAAKREEDAVDSFLSDDEPMVPPSKAQAAKASSSGTAGLATVKKARGRPAGAKNKAKAEPKAKAAPKATTLSPAAKAYAAKRGVKKSVLAALDDSDDEMAGPPSPVAKPAARGRPGRTAATKRRVVVDMDSSMDLEEDDGSDDPFKMDDDDD, encoded by the exons ATGGATTCCGACATCATGGACGATTCTGTATTCAGCCTGGACGAGGAGTCGGACGGTTTTGTTCCTGAAATG AGAGCCaaaaaggccgccgcgcggcccgccgccaagaaggcagcagcagcgaagCCTGCAACGAAGAAGCGTGCCAAGcccgagagcgacgacgaggattcCTTCGGCGAGACTTCTGGTTTCTCCCACACGCCTCCTAGCTCTAAGAAGCAAAAGAAGGGGCCGGCGCCAAAGAAGTCGAGCGGAGTACCGTTGGCCGAGGTGGAAAATGACAGCTTGATCATTGATGCCCCGACGCAGGCCAAGTCCAAGAAGACCGCGACCGAGACGTACCAGAAGCTCACCCAGCTGGAGCATATCATCAAGCGTCCTGACACCTACATCGGATCCGTCGAAAAGACGGACCAGCAAATGTGGGTGTTCAACAAGGAAACGTCCCAGATGGAGTATAAAAACATCACCTACGTGCCCGGCTTCTACAAGATCTTTGACGAGATCCTCGTCAACGCTGCCGACAACAAGCAGCGAGACAGCACCATGAACACGATGAAGGTCACCATCAACcgggagacgggcgagatCAGCGTGGAAAACAACGGCAAGGGAATTCCCGTTGTCATCCACGAAAAGGAGAAGATCTACATCCCAGAGCTGATCTTCGGTCACCTGCTTGCCGGCTCCAATTTTGACGACAACGAGCAAAAGACTGTCGGTGGCCGCAACGGCTACGGAGCCAAGCTCTGCAACGTTTTCAGCACCGAGTTCACTCTGGAGTGCCAGGATAGCACCCACGGCAAGCGATACAAGCAAACGTGGAACGACAACATGCAAAAGATGCAGAAGGCCAAGATCACTTCTAATAAATCTGCCGACTTTGTGCGCGTCACGTTCAAGCCGGACTACCACCGCTTTGGCATGCCCGAGGGCATCAGCGACGACCTCGAAGCACTGCTGTATCGACGCGTGTACGACATGGCTGGCACTGTCCGCGGCGTCAAAGTGCACCTTAACGGCACGCAGATCAAGCTCAACACCTTCAAGGCCTATTGTGACCTCTATGCCAAATCCATCGCCTCAGAGAGGAgcgcggaggagggtggCGCCCCTACGTGCACCGTAGAGatcgacaaggacaagaccCATCCCCGATGGGAGGTGGGCTTCACCGTCTCCGACGGCACCTTCCAGCAGGTCTCCTTTGTCAACTCCATCGCTACCACCTCGGGCGGCACCCACGTCAACTACATCGCCGATCAGATCACCGCCTCGTTGCTCAAGACGTTGAACAAGAGAAAGAAGGGCCATACCCTGAAGCAGACCCATCTCCGAAACCACATCTTCATCTTCGTAAACTGCCTCGTCAACAACCCTGCGTTCACGTCGCAGACCAAGGAGCAGCTTACTACCAAGGCTAGTCAGTTTGGTAGCAGATGCACCTTGGGCGACGAATTCCTCAAGAAGATCGCCAAGtccgaggccatcgagaaCATCATGGATTTTGCACAGAAGAAGGCAGACAAGATGATGTCCAagagcgacggcagcaagcGTTCCCGCGTCAGCAACGccaagctggtcgaggcCAACTTGGCGGGCACCCGCCGCGGACACGAGTGCACGCTGATTCTGACAGAAGGTGACTCTGCCAAGGGTCTGGCGGTGTCGGGACGAGCCATCCTCGACCCCGACCGCATCGGCGTGTTCCCCCTTCGAGGAAAGCTGCTCAACGTGCGAGACGCCTCAATCGACCAAATCACCAAGAACCAGGAGATTCAAAACATCAAACAGTTCTTGGGCCTAAAGCATAAACAGGTCTACACGGACACCAAGAGCCTTCGTTATGGCCACCTGATGATCATGACCGATCAGGATCACGACGGTAGTCATATCAAGGGCCTCCTGATCAACTTCCTCCAAGTCCAGTTTCCATCACTCTTGAAGATACCCGAGTTCCTCCGCGAGTTCATCACGCCAATCGTCAAAGTCTGGCAAGGTCCGAACCCGAAGAAGCCCCTCAAGCTCAGGTCCTTCTTCACACAGCCGCAGTACGAAGAGTGGAAGAAGTCAACGGAGCACTCTACCGGCAAGTGGACGAGCAAGTACTTCAAGGGTCTGGGAACCAGCTCCAACGAGGATGCCCAGGTCTACTTCACCAACCTGGATGAACACTTGAAGGAGTTCAACGTGATGACGGCAGATGAAGCCGAGCTATTCGATTTGGCCTtctccaagaagaaggcagaCGCACGAAAGGAATGGCTCGGCAACTTCAAGCCTGGGACGTTTCTGGACCATTCAACCAAGTCCATCACCTACAGCGATTTCGTGAACAAGGAGCTCATTCTGTTCAGTATGGCTGATAATATGCGATCCATCCCGTCGGTACTAGACGGGCTGAAACCCGGTCAGCGAAAGGTCATGTACGCGTGTTTCAAGCGCAATCTGATCAAAGACAAGAAGGTTGCGGAGCTGTCGGGTTACGTCTCGGAGCAGACATCCTACCACCACGGCGAAGCGTCCCTTCAGCAGACCATTATTGGACTGGCCCAGAACTTCGTGGGGTCCAACAACATCAACTGCCTGGAACCAAGCGGCAACTTTGGTTCGCGACTCGCCGGAGGatccgacgccgccagccctcGTTACACCTTCACACGTCTCTCTCCGTTCGCGCGCAAGATTTTCTCGCCGCTTGACGAGCCGAACCTGAAGCATCAATACGATGACAACAACCGCATCGAGCCTGAAGTATATGCTCCCATCATTCCCATGGTGCTGGTGaatggcgccgacggcatcggcacgGGATGGAGCACGACGATCCCCAACTACCATCCCATCGACATCGTCAATAACCTGAAGCGACGCATGGGTCGTCTGGAAGAGGATGACCCGGAAGAAAGGCCCTTTGAGACCATGATGCCGTGGTTCCGGGGCTGGAAGGGAAGCCCTGAGCCAGCTGGCCCGGACCGGTACAAGTTCAACGGCATGGCCTACCAGAAtgacgccaacgccaacgaggTGGTCATCACCGAGCTGCCGATCCGCATGTGGACAGACGACTTCAAGGCCAGGCTGGAAAAGGTCATCAGTGGCGTGGATGGCCCAAGCTGGATCAAGGACTACAAGGAGTTCAACGACCACAAGACGGTGCACTTTGAGATCATGGTCGACGAGAAGCACATGGCCAAGGTCCTGgaggagggcctgctcgagcgCTTCAAGCTCACCAAGCAGGTTGCCACGTCAAACCTGGTTGCCTTTGACACGAACGGCATGATCCGCAAGTACGAAAAGGTGGAGGAGATTCTCGAGGAGTACTACCAGTACCGCCTGTCCATGTACTTGGAGCGAAAG AAACACTGGCTGGGCGTCTACCACGCCGAGTGGCGCAAGCTGCAGAATCAGGCGAGATTCATCAAGGAGATCATCGACGGTGACCTGATTGTGGgcaagaagaaaaaggacgTCCTCGTGCGCGAACTTCGCCAGCGCAAGTATGAGGCCTTCCCACGGGGCAAAGAcacgaagaagaaggcgacagacgaagacgacgatgagtcGGGAGGTGAAGACAATGGAGAGGACCAAGACATGGTCGATGGTGGTGCTCGCGACTACGACTATCTGCTCTCG ATGCCCATCTGGTCTTTGACGGCAGAACgcctcgagaagctcaacgacGCCATTGCCAGGAAGAGGGCCGAGCATGACGAACTTTTGGCCAAGAGCGAAAAGGACCTGTGGTGCACTGATCTAGACGAGTTTACGATCGAGTGGGAGAACcagctcgcgctcgacgcaGAGATCCAGACCAGTATTCGTCGCATGGGCCGACGCGTATCCCAGAAGATAGGAGCTGGGCGAAatcgcaaggccaaggacgacgatgactaCGAGCCCGAGAAGAAGACCAAGGGTaagggcaaggccaaggcggcgcccaaggtgGCGCCCAAGGTGGAGACGAAGAGCTCTCAGAGGTTTGCCGATATGTTCAGCTCGaagcccaaggccaagaaggagccGAAGCAGGAGACACCAGGCTTCTCTGAGGACAACTTTTCCGATGACGACTTTGCGGCGCTCAGCCGAAGCAagccggcggctgcgcctgcgccaaAGGCCTCGCAGTCACAGTCGGTATCGGCCTCGCAGTCGGAAGAGCCCGATGCCGGGCGGACGAAGCGCGTGGCCGCCTCCAAGGCGAAGCGGGTGTTTGAGCTGTCATCGGATAGTGACGATGACTACAACGACaacctgctcggcgacatTGGAGACATGGTCAAGGGCATCGGCAAGATGGAGGGCGAGTCAAGCGGACGACTCAGTCTATACGCCATGAACCGACCAGAGTCGAGTCACGGTAACGGCGGGTCCAGCGGACTGCCGAAGCTTAAGACGAAGGCGTCCAGGTCGACATTTGATGTGGACAGTCCGGACGAGACCAACTACGAGCTGCTGGCAAAGTCGTCCCCACAcaaggcggcgaagagggaggaggacgcggTTGACAGCTTCTTgtcggacgacgagcccATGGTGCCACCTTCCAAAGcccaggcggccaaggcgtcTTCGAGCGGGACGGCTGGGCTCGCAACAGTCAAGAAAGCacgagggcggccggcgggggccaagaacaaggccaaggctgagcccaaggccaaggccgcgccCAAGGCGACGACactctcgcccgccgccaaggcctATGCGGCGAAGCGGGGTGTCAAGAAGAGCgtgctcgcggcgctcgacgactcAGATGACGAGATGGCTGGTCCCCCCTCGCCGGTAGCAAAGCCTGCGGCTCGTGGACGGCCTGGTCGGACTGCCGCCACGAAGCGCCGTGTCGTAGTCGACATGGATTCGTCGATGGATctcgaggaagacgatggcAGCGACGACCCGTTTAAAatggacgatgatgatgactAG